The sequence ATAAGaatatccttttttttaaatcacgaCTTCCTtaggatttttttgttaaataatttatacttatattctgaattttgaacaaaatgtaATCAGAGGAAGGCACAAATCCatgcaaatatgtcaaaatgtGATTATTAGCCCCAACTCCGACATATAACTATAGTTGCCGTCACCGAtagtgtatttttataaacaacaaaatagaaGTGAAGGCAACTGTacagtaactttaaaaatttgatagaactgctgtttttattttgcttagGTAAACAGTATATTTTGTACTGTTAAACAATAACGAAATTAAGCATAAATAGTAACAGCTTGGCCATTAAaccaccaattttttttttcattcccTAGAAAGTGAAACCTCTTTTCACAGCTTGGTAACACTGCAAACGGCCCATCatattttccaaaagaaacCAACTGAGATGCCGTTTTACCAAAGACCACAAGTATTCGTTCCCGTAAATTCAAGGATCCCCCCGAGGAAAATGATGAGTAGCGGCAATTTTGGTTTGATACTGGCTAAAGGCGACTCgtctatattaaaaagtaaagtttctGAAAGGGTGAGTTTTGTTTTCGTGTTTCTATAACATTCATGTTTATGAGGTTCGATATTTTAGGTTGAGCAGCTGCTTTCCATAAGCCCCAGTGAGTACGTGAGGCGTGACAAAGAACGTCTGAACAGGGAGCAAGGTTTGAAATCATGCATACAGTCCCTAACGTCACTCCTCGAAAAAGCCCTTGAAAATGAGGCTTTGGAGATTAGGAACATGTCGAAGGAAGATATTAAAAAGAGCATCAGGTCACTCAAGGAAAACTTTGAAAACcaattaaatagtaataacCAAACTGCTTTAAACCAACTATGTGACTTTCCCTCGCCAAGCCTTCAAAGCTTAATTGAAAAATCATCTGCCAAAAGACTAATGGAAAATACCCTGTCTCCAAATTTGATTTCCTCCATTTATCACACTTCAAATACCAATTTTACGAGAAGCATGACGGATATTAGGGCTAAGAAAGGTAAAGATGAAAAGGTGGGATTTGAAAGGAACAAGTCTTCAGTCTGCAGCCTTAGCTTAAAATCCAGTGGGTCACTAAGTGATCTCTTTGATAAACAGTCCaacgattttttgaaatttgacagGAGAAATGTCGGGAAAGTATGTGAAGGCGATTAatgttttaatgtttaattttttattaatgtgtggttaaattatgtaaagtttgtaatattttataaaaatgactcaatttattgttttatttattttactcttCTGAGTTTAAACAAAATGCAAGCTATATCCAAAGCAAACGGTTTCTTATATACTATAGTCAGTGGGGACACCATTATCAATTAGAACTCCTAAGAAAAGGATATgctattaatatatttatttgattggcttgaaaattcttattatagttttttgaaaaattcaaaatttctgaaTTGAACTGAATGAAAAattcagaattttaaaaaaattcttattatacTTATATAAGTTCGAGATACTGAAAATTACCTTCAGTTACAAGATTATTACGAGTATAGCAAGATATTTAAACGATCAATGTTAAATCCAACGGATTTTGACGGACAATTGAATATAGGGTTGGTTTAGTTGTCTCGTAAAACTATGTAAataggtaaatttaaaaaaatctatagtcgGCTTTCAGTCAAGCTCTATGTGTACATTAACATGTACAGGGCGGGGCAAAAAGtgaggtaagcggctgtatctcagaaCCTGTACATCTGATaacaatggaattttttcaattataaaagCGACCATAGGAAAaatctggaaattatttttaagttccttaTATCATCACTAGAGGGCGTAACTAAAAATAactaagaaaaacttttttttcccgaaaacttatatatttacctatacttttgataatactgttggaaaattattaatatcgctataactttatttttaggtttagctattagtgtaaaaaaacttttaattaagaaaattattatcttttgatttacgtaaaaatatacgggggattccatttaacaaaagtttattttttacattgtCTCGAAAACGagatgttcatttttttttctgttgtcaccattttaatcaacacaaaaaaattctcttagtttgctaatttaaccgatcctgtatcttaaatattaatgaagataccaatagtgccgacttaatcggaggcactcTGTACAGAAGGCACTTATATTAGTTACTTaagtaaagtattttttagaatagagtatttttattttgttaccaatcaataaacatttttctattaAGGGCATTTTAACTATATCCAACTTATTattaatcatttaataaaatatagatataGGATGTTTCCAAAATAACGGTATAACGCTCAACgacaaaaaaaatctgatcGAAGCTTATGGAAATCTTGTTTccgtaaaatttttaatattttagtatattgtatattttggtCACTTGATAGTCTCCATGGGCTCAACTCCTGGAACCCCATGGTATCTGAGATAAGCCCCGCTAAACTCTAAAAATCACCCCCTTTAAAGCAGGAGCTGTGTAACCCACCTAGCTCTGAAAACAAgaatttattggaatatttcacctaaaatatttaaattccgCACCACACAATATCACATTAAGCCCTGGAACCCTTAACGGCCAACCTATTAAACCCATAAAAACAACACCTGCAAATTCAGAAGTAGTCTAATTAACTAACCTAACCTTGGCAATATAAATATCTAATGCCACACGCGAACTTAATCACCTACACTTTGTTCGACCATTCTGTGTGATTACGTCTGAAGTATAAATTAGTATCACTATAAGTGATATTATAgagttatattattatagagTAAATTGTAGTTTTTAGGGTCGCTGATTCTGATCGAGATTGGTTTAATCTTTATATTCTTCTTCTGGTTACGTTGTCCTGAAGACTATTGGCTTCTTACTTCTTCTGCCAGTTCGATGCCTTCTCAACCGGAGAAAAATTACGATATGCTAGCCTATGTCAAATACTCGATTTATTTTCCCATCTTTTTTGCCGCAAAGCGAAATAACACTGGTATTCTGTTACATAAAACATTCTGcatgaagtattttatttattttagaatttattaatgaaaaaatataataaataaaaataaaaatgccggcaaaagttttctattttaaaaggtACTCAAAAGGCCGCCTGATTGAGCCAAACGATATCctaattttcaatttcgtgtttgtgacccaatatcttcaatattgcggagggttgttgggtggagtcagaaataaaacagaaacctgtttacctaaatgtcgacgtttcgacttatattaagtcatcctcaggacactaagtctaggtttcttaagttataattaaaatgcatttataataggagcgtagaattatttttaacatgggtttaatttgtaggtgttattgtgggcaaactacaATCAACAAATTGTtgaaactagaatcaacaaattgttgattctagtttgcccacaataacacctacaaattaaacccatgttaaaaataattctacgctcctattataaatgtattttaattataacttaagaaacctagacttagtgtcctgaggatgacttaatataagtcgaaacgtcgacatttaggtaaacaggtttctgttttatttctgaccccacccaacaaccctccgcaataatATCCTAATGTATTGTAAAACTCTGTTTTAGAGTTTTCCAACATTTCGACTGGTATATTGTTTGTGACATGAACTATTTTTGCACGAAGCTCTTCCAAAGTATTAGCACGTTCATGTTTATGGTGATAGATGGTCTGTTTGAGGTAtccccaaaagaaaaaaaatcattaagggataaatctggagatctaggccATCGAATTTTTCGGCATTTAGATTGCTATCAATAAAAAAGCGTCCTATAATTTGGTTTCCTAAAATACCAGTCCATACAATAACCTTCTAAGGGTACTGCGTACCTACTTTTTGCGATACTCAAGTGTTTATTTTCTATTGAGTAATCGACGGCAACAGATGGATTGTGACGACCATGAATAGGAAAAGACGACTCGTTAGTGaatcaaatattttctataaatgtaGGATTTATGTTCGCCCTTTCCTGAGTCTTTCTAGAATAGTCCGCAATTTAAAGCACTTATTTCGCTCAGTTTTGATATCTATATTTGGCATATAACTATGGATACCATGTGAGGGATTGTGAAAAAACTTACTCAATTTTGACTCTTACGGGACAACACagcttatttataaaaaaaaagcaaatttcagcataaagtaacatttcattgtaaaaaaaatatttgtccgACGACTTCAATGACAGGCTGATTGTCGAGATACTGTTGATAAACTAAATTGAGACGAAACCGCTTTATGACCCGAAAGAGACACATTTAatacttaaaagaaatattaatattagagCATACACAATCTATGCGAATTATAATAGTTTTCATGCACATCAATACTCCATTGCCATTTATAGCaattcttatttatttgaaaactgcTATTTAAAATCACACATTTGTAAAAATATGCACAAAAAAGTCAGACCTTATTAAGCTTTCATTTACTCCCTTTTCTTAAGGAGTTCGTTGAGCTCAACGAAAACTTATCAttgaaataaaatcttaaaatattttaatttagtaatgTTTGTAAGAAGCGTGTCTTAATggctaaaatatggctttggTAGAAATGAGACTGTCAGAGCAAATACATTTAACAAATTAACATATAAACAATAATACATGTTAAATGAGTTAAATTTATTCGTCTAACTTGTTGAGAAAGTTCAACTATACCTCGGCAATTAGAAACACGAACCCAAGTGCGACGTATAACTTTCAAAACAAGCacgatttttagtttttgttaactgctaataatttgcttgaaaagtgaaaattaaaatatcagggACAATTTAGTTAGAGCCTGGTACAACCTCTCCCTCTGCTGCTTCGTTAAACTTTAAGGCACAAAAGTTTTAAGATGGCAtgttaattaccaaaaaattaaaatccaaacACTTACTGCCACTCAGAAATTGTAATAAAGATCACTTGCAAAAATAAACTAGTATAatgtaaattaaagaaaaacatattaatgataaataactaaaatattcaaaattaaaaaaagtatttatacctacaaactaattatttaggaacttttatttagaaaatcctCCATTTTCCTATTTGCCTTACCGGCTTCTGCCGACATCTTTTTAAACCTAGAAGATGCAGAAGATTTGGAAGTTTTTAGTCTCTTGGTGGCTTGTGATGTTGGAAAAATTTCTTCTTTATTCGATCCACCGAACCCATCGTAGGAAGTATCTGGTCTTTTAAAGTTTGGTTTTATTGACATCTGTTGTACAGATGTTCTTGGTTTGAATATTGAAAActgcaaaaaacattttttttcattaaatatatcaccatatagattaaaatattacttactttaCTAGGATCTTTATTAAGTCCCATAGTTTTTGATCTTTGGATGCCGAATATGCCCATACTTGAAGCCGGCAGAGGCGAGTCATCTTGTAACTCATCTAATTCCTTGTTttcattctgtaaaaaattcattaatttactcgttgatataaaaaaaatcaataaagtttGCATTTACTCTTTTGCTCTGTGATGTTCCAGAACAAGGGGGAGTAAGTGAAAGAGATTCAGACAGATCTATTACTTCCTCCTTCCTTTCTGTTAGCACTGGGGTTCTATTATAGTTAACTGGACTTTCTGATACAATTCTTTTAATACTTCTGCTTAACGACTCGTCTTTCGAATTCGCTTTTTCTTGTAGTTGTGTAAATTTCTCTTTGAGGTAAGCCACttctttttgataatttatttgcaATGTATCA comes from Anthonomus grandis grandis chromosome 4, icAntGran1.3, whole genome shotgun sequence and encodes:
- the LOC126735601 gene encoding uncharacterized protein LOC126735601, whose amino-acid sequence is MDEIIINTVKFLSSTVVVRLLSYPPFAIEIFLAAVVCVVHILLLFEINTLVRRTNSKAAARLRMRHPIKESETSFHSLVTLQTAHHIFQKKPTEMPFYQRPQVFVPVNSRIPPRKMMSSGNFGLILAKGDSSILKSKVSERVEQLLSISPSEYVRRDKERLNREQGLKSCIQSLTSLLEKALENEALEIRNMSKEDIKKSIRSLKENFENQLNSNNQTALNQLCDFPSPSLQSLIEKSSAKRLMENTLSPNLISSIYHTSNTNFTRSMTDIRAKKGKDEKVGFERNKSSVCSLSLKSSGSLSDLFDKQSNDFLKFDRRNVGKVCEGD